A segment of the Deltaproteobacteria bacterium genome:
TGCGCAGCGCAAACAAGAGTTGAAACCATTCTTACATTTAATGAAAGGCATTTCTCAACTTTTGCTGACAAAGGGTTGCAGATCATCGTTCCCTCTTAGAAGACGTCGCTCAATTGATGAAAACGAAAGCTGACAGTCTCTACGAGCTGATACTGGTAAAACGCATTCGTTCTGAACTGCCAGGGTTAATCGGTGGTATGTTGCCGCGTGAGACTATTGTCGAACTTGCTACTCACGCACGTGAGAAGAATTTTGCTGAGATCCTGCACTCTAAAGTAAAAGCTCGATCGGACTCTTATCTTTCCGACATCGATTTCAATGAGATCGTAAACAACCAAAGGGAGATGCTAGAAAAAGAGTGAGCTGTCCCGGATCGACATTCATTCCTTGCGCCGGGAGAAGAAATTCTTGAAACTATCTTTCATCATTTCAAAACGACGTACAACAAATCTAATGATGCAAAGCGTATCGCAGAAAAAATGACCTCGGATGAGATTCCTGAAGAGGTCAAAAACTTAGTGAAAAAAGTTGCCGACCTGAAAAAAGAAAAGTAGAGGAATTAAGAGGAACCCAAAAATTCTCAGATACTGCATATGGTAGTTTGCGAAAAAACATGGCACAATCCTTAGTGTGACGTTTTCCATCGATGCGAGTGAGGTGGTGATGTTCGCGGGTTGGAGGGGGGCATCAGATGGCCCAAATGGTGGTGTTCATAAATCAGCTATGTAGTCGTTGGTCACCCGTAGTACCCCATCCATACGTATGCGTTTGCGATTGACCCGTTATGAGGTGTGGAGTGTTCTCGTTTCTCCTCCTCATGAGTTAGCCGCATACCCACTCACCTCAGCATGATTCGATGGAAACTGCACTGGGCGAAAAGCCACAAGAGACTTTACGATTTCGCTTAGTGAAGGAGATGAAGCAATGAAGCAGTCAGCGGTGGCGGAGCGAATCTTCCCGACTGACCTCGGTAATGAGGCCGAGGAACGCTACCTCAATTACGCCTTGAGTGTCATCACTTCTCGCGCACTCCCCGATGTGCGTGATGGACTCAAACCGGTGCAACGCCGTCTTCTGTATGCCATGTTCCAGAACCTGCGGTTAGGCAGTGACGCACGACCACGCAAATCCGCTGCGATTGTTGGAGAAGTGTTGGGGAAATATCACCCGCATGGTGATCAAGCGGCATATGAAGCGATGGTGCGCTTGGCTCAGCCATTTTCGCTGCGCTATCCATTAGTCCACGGCGAAGGCAACTTCGGCTCGCTCGACGGCGATAGTGCCGCTGCGATGCGGTACACGGAAGCGAAACTTGCGCCACTCACTGACGAATTGTTTCGTGACCTACGCGGACAAACTGTTCCGTTCCGTGCCAATTATGATGCGACGGTCGACGAGCCTGTGGTCTTACCAGCGGCCATTCCTCAACTGCTGCTCAACGGTGCCAGTGGCATCGCCGTCGGTATGGCAACCAACATTCCACCGCATAATTTTACCGAGGTGGTAAATGCGCTGGTGGCGATGATCGACGATCCCGACATCACCGTCGCCAATTTGCTCAAGTCGATCAAAGGTCCGGATTTTCCCACTGGTGGTGAGATTCTGACCAACAAACGTGAGTTACGAGAGATCTACGAAACCGGCCAAGGGTCGATCAAACTCCGCGGTGAGTGGACAGTAGAGACACTGCCCCGCGGTAAACGACAAATTGTGATCGCCTCCCTCCCCTACACGGTCAACAAAGCCCAGCTCGTGGAAAAGATCGCTGAGTTGGTAGCTGGGCGAAAACTCCCCCAGGTCACTGATGTCCGCGATGAGTCAACTGACGATGTCCGCATCATCCTGGAACTCAAAGGTGACGCGTCCGACGAACTCGTCATGGCGTATCTCTGCAAACATACCTCGTTGCAGATCACTGTTCCTGTGAACTTGACCTGTTTGGTGCCGACCAGCAATCCGCTGGTCGGGCAGCCGGCCAAGGCGACGTTGCGAGATCTCTGTCGCCACTTTCTCGATTTCCGTTTAGAAGTTGTCACAAAACGTTTGGAATTTGAACTACGTGAGCTTGAAGACCGATTGCATATTCTGGCTGGACTCGCACTGATCGCTGGCAGCCTCGATCAGGTCATTCGTATCATTCGCAATTCTGCCTCACGCAAAGACGCGCGAGACAAGTTGATGAGTACGTTCAAGCTGGACGAGGTACAGGCAGAGGCGATCCTGGAAACACGCCTCTATCAACTGGCACGGCTGGAAGTCGAAAAGATTCAGAACGAACAAAACGAAAAAGAAAAACGAGCCAAAGAGATTCGCACCTTATTGGCCAACGAGAAGAAGCGCTGGGCGATTATCCGCGACGAACTGCAAGAACTCAGCAAGCGCTATGGCGACCGACGCCGTACTGCCCTGCGTGCTGGTGAGGAACTCACCTACGACCCCGAGGCATACATTGTTCATGAGGAAGCAACGGTCGTCTTGAGTCGCGATGGCTGGATCAAACGCGTGCGTGAGCTCAAAGACCCAACCAGCACGCGCCTGCGTGAAGGCGACGCTATCCGCGCGATTCTTAACGGCACCACTCGTGACCGACTTGCCTTATTCTCCAATAAAGGCGTGCTCTATGTGATGAAAGTCTATGACGTGCCAG
Coding sequences within it:
- a CDS encoding DNA topoisomerase IV subunit A; its protein translation is MKQSAVAERIFPTDLGNEAEERYLNYALSVITSRALPDVRDGLKPVQRRLLYAMFQNLRLGSDARPRKSAAIVGEVLGKYHPHGDQAAYEAMVRLAQPFSLRYPLVHGEGNFGSLDGDSAAAMRYTEAKLAPLTDELFRDLRGQTVPFRANYDATVDEPVVLPAAIPQLLLNGASGIAVGMATNIPPHNFTEVVNALVAMIDDPDITVANLLKSIKGPDFPTGGEILTNKRELREIYETGQGSIKLRGEWTVETLPRGKRQIVIASLPYTVNKAQLVEKIAELVAGRKLPQVTDVRDESTDDVRIILELKGDASDELVMAYLCKHTSLQITVPVNLTCLVPTSNPLVGQPAKATLRDLCRHFLDFRLEVVTKRLEFELRELEDRLHILAGLALIAGSLDQVIRIIRNSASRKDARDKLMSTFKLDEVQAEAILETRLYQLARLEVEKIQNEQNEKEKRAKEIRTLLANEKKRWAIIRDELQELSKRYGDRRRTALRAGEELTYDPEAYIVHEEATVVLSRDGWIKRVRELKDPTSTRLREGDAIRAILNGTTRDRLALFSNKGVLYVMKVYDVPASTGYGEPIQTLLNFADGERVVATTLVTGEGTASGEKTAVTDENGQGELFSATNGSGDGEDSTANGPLYLLATAEGMGFRFRPNLEETTRNGRKVARLGDEDEVVSIEPVESGRVVCVTTEGRMLAFPTEDVSELTGAGRGVILMRLDKDDHLVGAVTPPPGKGIVVINSDDNERDVSLKEIPLGQRAGKGERVIKRMTLVGVRGPAVEEEKGNGKS